The Miscanthus floridulus cultivar M001 chromosome 17, ASM1932011v1, whole genome shotgun sequence genome has a window encoding:
- the LOC136517187 gene encoding PGR5-like protein 1B, chloroplastic, with amino-acid sequence MASEVWLSSASRLPSLSNAPPRFRSKSAATTTASLFSSCPRPARGALPVLRVRRRRCLRATEQQGQVQEQDDEVVDSNILPYCNIDRKQKKTLGEMEQEFLQACQAFYIDQKAIMSNEEFDNLKEELMWEGSSVVILSEDEQKLLEASMAYAAGSPIMSDAEFDELKLKLKTDGSVIVMEGPRCSLRSHKVYSDLNVDYLKMFLLNVPATTVALGLFFFIDELTGFEINVFQLPEPFGFIFTWFAALPLILFLAQLLTKAIVQDFLILKGPCPNCGTENLSFFGTILSVSSGGTTNKVKCANCSTKLEYDSKSRVITLPEASSAYTKEQGAPELASSIE; translated from the exons ATGGCGTCCGAGGTGTGGCTATCGTCGGCGTCTCGCCTCCCATCCCTCTCCAACGCACCACCTCGCTTCCGCTCCAAGTCAGCCGCCACCACAACCGCCTCTTTGTTCTCTTCCTGCCCCCGCCCTGCTCGCGGCGCCCTGCCTGTGCTgcgcgtccgccgccgccgctgtcttCGCGCCACAGAGCAGCAAG GCCAGGTTCAGGAGCAAGACGACGAGGTGGTGGACAGCAACATCCTCCCCTACTGCAACATCGACAGGAAGCAGAAGAAGACGCTCGGAGAGATGGAGCAGGAGTTCCTGCAAGCCTGTCAG GCCTTTTACATTGACCAGAAGGCCATCATGTCCAACGAGGAGTTTGACAacctcaaggaggagctcatgtggGAGGGGAGCAGCGTCGTCATTCTAA GCGAAGATGAGCAAAAGCTTCTGGAAGCTTCCATGGCCTATGCCGCTGGCAGCCCCATCATGTCTGATGCTGAATTCGACGAACTCAAACTCAAATTAAAG ACAGACGGCAGTGTCATTGTGATGGAGGGTCCCAGGTGCAGTCTAAGGAGTCATAAG GTGTACAGTGACTTGAATGTTGACTACCTAAAGATGTTCCTGCTAAATGTTCCAGCCACCACTGTAGCTCTGGGACT GTTCTTTTTCATTGATGAATTGACTGGTTTTGAGATCAATGTATTCCAG CTGCCAGAGCCTTTCGGATTCATTTTCACATGGTTTGCTGCTTTGCCCCTAATATTGTTCTTAGCACAGTTATTGACTAAGGCTATAGTCCAGGACTTTCTAATCCTCAAG GGGCCATGTCCAAATTGTGGTACTGAGAACCTTTCCTTCTTTGGGACTATACTATCAGTCTCTAGTGGCGGTACAACAAACAAAGTGAAATGTGCAAA TTGCAGTACCAAGCTGGAATATGACTCAAAATCTCGGGTGATCACACTTCCAGAAGCATCAAGTGCATATACAAAG GAACAGGGAGCTCCGGAGCTTGCGAGTTCTATAGAATAA